TTCAGTGCCTCAAAATAGGTGAAAAACCCGACCGCAACCGCGCCGGCCAATATGGGCACAATCTGCCATGCCCCCAAAGGCTGGACCAAGCTGATCACGGTACAGCAGAAAAAGAAAACCGCTTTATCTGTAAGATCTTGCTTTGGCATGGCGCACCTGTTATGATTGAGCTTTTCTTTGAGTCTATCATTCCCGCCGAAGTTTAACAATTGATTTAACAGACAAAATATATAAATGGTGACAATTGTCATGTTTAGATTTGATTTTTGACACTGCAATCGCAACAAAATTTCAGCTAATATTAAGGCAGCGAAACTTCCCGGGGAGGGATGGGATTGATAATTAAGGCAACGAACATTGTCAAACGCTACGGCGAACTTTTGGCGCTCGATCATCTGAACCTTGAGCTGAAAGAAGGCGAGATTCTGGGGCTTTTAGGGCCAAACGGCTCGGGTAAGACTACTGCCATCAACTGTATCCTGTCACTTCTGGGTTACGAAAAAGGCGAAATCAGCATCTTCGGCAAACCCATGAGCCCGGAAGCCTACGATCTGAAAAAGGAGATCGGTGTTGTCATGCAAAACGTTGCTGTTTTCAATGAGCTCACCGTGGTTGAAAACATCGACTATTTCTGCGGGCTGTACGTCAAAGATGCGCTAAAACGAAAGCAATTGGTCTATGAAGCGATTGATTTTGTAGGCTTAAACGAGTTCAAAAAGTTCTACCCCAAAAAACTTAGCGGTGGCCTGTTAAGGAGGCTAAACGTGGCCTGCGGCATTGCCCACAAGCCAAAACTGATCATCCTGGATGAGCCGACCGTGGCCCTCGATCCGCAAAGCAGAAACAATATCCTTCAAGGTATTCTGGAACTCAACCGCATGGGTGCAACCGTGCTTTACACCTCCCACTACATGGAAGAAGTGGAACAGATCTGCTCCAGGATCATCATCCTGGATAAAGGCCGCGTGATCGCTTCGGGAACCAAAGAAGCCTTAAAAGACATGATCAGCCTTGGCGAGAAAATAACGGTTGAGGTCTTCGGCTTAAGCGACGGGCAACTGAGCGCCTTAAAAAGCCTGCCGAACATCGTTTCAGTGGTTTTCACCGAAAAAACGCTTGTTGTAAAGTCGCTCAAAGGTAAAAACAACCTCGAGAATATATTGGCCTTGTTGAAAAAACAGAATATAAGCTTCGGGAAAATATATTCGGAGCTCCCAACTCTAAACGATGTCTTCCTGGAGATCACGGGGAAAGAACTCAGGGATTAGGAGGCCAAAAATGTTTTTTCATATCTTCAAATACAGGCTGAAGATTATACTGCATGACAAGTCCACCATGTTTTGGACGATGATTTTTCCCATATTGCTGGCAAGCTTCTTATATATGTCCCTTGGACGGTTAGGCGCCCAAGAAACCTTCCAAACAATAGACACAGCTGTTGTTGACAGCGGGGGGGACGAGGCGTTTCTTTCCCTGGTTCAGTCGCTTTCAGAAGGAGAAGAGAGGCTCTTCAACCTCCACTTAACCACCAAAGAAGAGGCTTTGGCGCTTTTGTCGGCGGGGAAGGTGCAGGGCATTATCGAAACGGGAGAAAAAATGACGCTGACCATCAATGAGTCGGGTATAGAACAGAGTATCCTCAAAACCTTTGTCGATAACTATGCCCAGACCGTGTCCGCCGTTAACCGGATCGCAGCGCAAAAGCCGGAGTCGCTTAAGATGCTCCCAATTTTTTTGGCTGGAGATACGGTATTTCTCGAAGATCGGCCGATCAGCCGCGCTGAACCTGACAACCTGCTCATTGTCTTCTTTTCTCTGCTGGCCATGACTTGCCTTTTCGGCGGATTTCTCGGCATGACCGAGATCAATGCCATCCAGGCCAACCTATCCGGCCAGGCCGCCAGGATGAACTTTGCCCCCATCCACAAGTTGAAGTTGCTACTGTCCGGTCTGGCTGCCGCCCTTGTCGTCCAATTTGCCAAGGTATTGCTTTTTGTTGCCTATCTGGCTTTTGTTTTAGGCATCGATTTTGGGACGAGAACAGGATTGGTTTTGGTAACGCTCCTTTTGTGCACACTGCTTGGCATTTCCTTCGGCGCCTTTATCACCTCTTTGGTGAAAGGCGGGGAAGGACTTAAAACCGGCATCCTTTTAGCAGTTAGTATTGCAGGGGCCCACCTTTCCGGCATGAGTTATGCCGCGCTCAAGTACATCATCGAAACTGCGGCGCCCCCGCTGGCCTTCATCAACCCGGCAAGTTTGATGACCGACGCCTTTTACGCCCTCTACTATTTTGACACCTACGGCAGATTCATTGAGAGCGTCGCCGGGATGGTCATATTTACGGTGGTCTTTGCCGGCGCGACCTACTTCGTCATCAGGAGGAGAAAATATGTCTGTCTTTAAAGTGTGCCTGAAAATACTCCAAAAAAATCTCCCGGCAATTATGCTTTATTTTATCATTTTTGTCGGCTTGTCGATTATGCTAACTGTTCTATTGAGGCCGGCGGAAACCGGCGAGTTCGGCCGGACTAAAGTAGATATCGCTTTTTTCGCCGCTGAAGAAACCCCCCTCGTATCCGGACTGCGGGAGGCGCTCGCTGCTCAGGTCAATTTCGTGCCCATGGAGGAAGAAACCGAAAAGCAGCAGGAGGCCTTATTTTACCGGAAAATCCAATACATTCTGCGGGTTCCCGACGGCTTTACGGAGTCATTTTTGCGGGGAGAGCAGGCGCTTTTGCAGAAAACAAGCGTTCCGGATGCGGCAAGCGCGGTCTACCTCGATCTGAGAATTGACCGCTATTTGGAAATCCTGCGCCTTTACGTAAAAGCCCGGCCGGAACTTGAGCTTAGTCAACAAGTCGCCTTTGCCCTAGATGACCTGGCTATAGATTCGGAAGTGGTGATCGCCGCGCCGGAAACAGAATCGGGAGTTTGGGTACGCCTCCGGTATTATTTCAATTATCTTGCCTTCACTATTTTATTTGTAATCATCCTCGCCGTATCTTCGATCTTCCTCACCTTCAACGGTTTGGACATTAAGCGGCGCAACCTCTGCTCACCCATCGGCGCGCGCGCCATCAGCCTGCAATGCTATCTTGCCTGTGCAGCGTTTGCTCTGGCAAGTTGGTTTTTATTGGTTTTGCTCAGTCTTATTTTTGGTTACAGAGAGATAGCCAGTCCGGCTACCTGGTTTTATATTTTGAATGCCCTGGTGTTCACCCTTTGCGCTTCGGGCCTGGCATTTTTTATCGGCAATCTTACTAGAAACGGGGAAGTTGTAAACGCTGTCGCCAACATCGTTGCTTTGGGCTCGAGCTTTATCGGGGGTGTTTTTGTGCCTCAGGAATTATTGGGGGGAAATGTCCTGAGGATTGCCAGCTTCACGCCGACCTACTGGTATGTGCGAGCAAACGGAGACATCGCCGCGCTGACAAATTTCAATCTGCAGACCCTCTCCGGCTTTTTTGCAGCCCTGGCGGTGCAAATCGGTTTCGCTATGGCTTTCGTGATCGTAGCACTGGTGATCGGAAAACGCAGGCAAACGGCTGCCTGATTACTTACCTGCTCCGTGCTAATCCTGTCTATCCTCCCGAGCTGAAAGTCTAAGAAAAATCGAAGGAAAAAAAGCAAAAGATTGATACAGAAGGCAGCAACAAGAAATTTCATTGTGGCGGCCCTATTCTATATGAAGGACTTAGTGTAATTGTGGAAGAATATTTAAATATATTGATTGAACCTGAGCTGTAAAATTTACGGGAGGTGCAGTAGTGTCCGAAACTGATTGGCCCAATGCAGAACCATTCAAAATAAAAGTTATTGAGCCGATAAAACTATTGTCAAGGGCGGAAAGGGAAGAGGCCCTGGAAAGAGCCGGATTAAATACCTTCCAGCTTTCCAGCACGGAAGTATTCATCGATTTGCTAACCGACAGCGGCACCGGGGCCATGAGTGACAGCCAGTGGGCCGGTATCATGCTGGGGGATGAATCATATGCTGGAAGCAGGAATTATTTTAACCTGGAAAAGGCAGTCCAGGATATTTTTTCTTGCCCCTATTTTCTGCCAACTCACCAGGGCAGGGGGGCAGAGAATGTTCTTTTTCCATTACTTATAAGCAAGGAACAGTATGTTCCGGGAAATATGCATTTTGATACAACGCAAGCCCATATTCAATTGGCCGGAGGGATAGGAGCCAACCTGGTTATAGAAAAAACCTTTGATCTCGGTTTGGCGCACCCCTTTAAGGGAAACATTGATACCGAAAGGCTGGAAGACTTTATTAAAAGCAAAGGTCCCTCACAAATAGCCTTTATACTCATGACCATTACCTGTAACAGCGTTGGGGGACAACCCGTTTCTATGGCCAATATGAAGGAAGTCAACGGTATCGCCAGGAAGTACGGTCTGCCTTTATTTATTGATGCGGCCCGCTTTGCGGAAAACGCCTATTTTATTAAACGGCGTGAACAAGGGTATGCCGATAAGACAATCAAAGAAATTACCAGGGAGTTTTTTGCCCTGGCAGACGGTTTCACCATGAGTGCCAAGAAAGATGGCCTTGTTAACATCGGCGGGCTCATCGGCATCAGAGAAGACCTTGAATTACTGCAAAAAGCTAAAGAAAGACTGGTTCCCCTGGAGGGTTTTGTTACTTACGGCGGGATGGCGGGCCGGGATATGGAAGCGCTGGCCCGGGGTTTATACGAAGTTATTGATGAGGATTACCTTGAACAGCGAATAAGCCAGGTGGCATATCTGGGCAAACAAATACTGGAATTAGGTGTTAATATACAGCAACCAGTGGGCGGTCATGCAGTTTTTGTAGATGGAAAAAGTTTTTTACCCCATATTCCGCAGGAACAGTTTCCCTCCCACGCATTGTGCGTGGAACTTTACCGGGAAGGGGGCATCCGGGCGGTGGAAATAGGCACGATAATGGCGGGGCGGGATCCCCTGACCGGGAAGAATGTTAAACCAAAGCTGGATCTGCTGCGCTTGGCCATTCCGCGGCGGACCTATACCGACAACCATTTATCCTTTGTCGCTGAAGCATTTCGCCGCCTGCAGACAAGAAAGGATATCATTAAAGGTCTGGCATTTGCATATGAACCGAAGATTCTCAGGCACTTTACAGCCAGGTTTACCTGGGTATAAAATTTCGGGACACGCAGAAATGTAAAAGAGTTAGGCAAAAGATAGCTGAGGGAATTCGGGGGACACCATACTAAATTATCTAGCAGACGAGTGATTCCTTCCTAATACCCCATAATTCGGTATGGTGTCCCTATAATTCCAGGCAAACGACGGCAAGACGATTAGCTGCCCATCCTGAATTATTTTTTGCATTAATGAAGTGGCCTTTACGCTATCCTCCTCTTCTACCAGCACTTTGACTAATACAGACGTGTCCAGGCAAATATAACTACTCATGGCGACCCAATCCTTCGCGCAACTCACGGATTAAAGGAGTAGAATCACTATGAACGCCGCTCTTTATGACAACCTTAGCCCTCAATTGAAGTATCCTGTCCAGGCCTTCTTTCCTGCTTCTAATTAGGACATCGGATTCCGTCTCTTTATTTCTTTGCATACTTTCAAACGACTCTGCATCAACCAAGTATGCTACCGGCTTGGAGCGCTGGAGGATTATAGCTGGTTTTTTTGTTTTTACGACCTCCGAAAGGACCTCACGGATGTTTCTTCTTATTTCTGTCACATTTATCATGTTCATTACAATCACTCCTAACTGTGTCTTCAAAATAATCATATCGCAATATAATATAAACCGCAATCATTTTGGATGAATTAGGGGAATTCGGGGGACACCATACTAAATTATCTAATGGAATTCGGGGAATGGAATTCGGGGGACACCATACTAAATTATCTAGCTGACGAGTGTTTACTTTCAGATCTTAAAACAATATTGGGATTAGATTTACGCCCGCTTCACCCGGACCCAAAGGCCCCCGAAAAGATAAGGGAGTACTGACCTGTACCCCATAATTCGGTATGATGTCCCAATAATTCACCATAATTCAATTCGGTATGATGTCCCTATAATTCCCCCTAATTACCTTGTCCCTAATTCCTATTAGCAAACTAGATCCCGCTTCTTAAAAACTAAAATACTGGCCAAATAAAAGCCAATCCCGTACAGGACAATCATTTTCACACCCATTAGAATATTTGGTAGATCTCGAAAAAAGAGCAGGGAATAAGAAAAAGTATTGAAATAAGTTGTAATGATGAAAGGTTGTAGCCTCGGGACCATTTCGGCTCCAAGGGTTAAAATTAACATTAACCCAATGGAAACGCCCGTGACCACACTGCCGCTATTAAATTGCAGGGAAATAAACATTACTACCATGCCAAAAGCTATGAGAGGCAGGGCTGAAATCCCATAAAGACCTATATTTAATAAGATTCCGTTAAAAGTTGAGAAGGTGGTTCCTTGGATCATAAAACTATTCCCCCACCCAAAAAAAAGGGTTCCAATTACATAGGCGATCAGCAATGTGCTTAACAGCAAGAAGGTCATAATCACCAACAAGGAAATTGCCTTGGCTGTCATTAGACTGGTACGGGATACCGGATGTGCAAGGGATAGTGCCAAGGTGCCATTAAGATACTCTTCCGTGACCATATCAGCACATAAAATTATCATAAATATTGGCATGATCCATGAGGTAACCAGGCCTAAAAAGTTAAGAGGATAAGTCTGGCCATTGAAGATATTGATCTTAAACATTAATGAGCCGACTACCGGAAGTAGCTGAAAAAGGCTGAGGATAATAAGAAAGGCATATAATTTCCGGGTAAATATAAATTTAATGATTTCATTTTTAACTAAATTTCCCATCCCACTAACCCCCTTGAGTCTGCCTGATAAAGAAATCTTCCAGAGACTGATTGTTAGGTATCAAATATTGGACTCCTATGTTTTTACTTACCAGAAAACTGTTTAGCTGGGCAGAACAGCCTCGATCAAGCTCAACAACAAGCCTGTTGCCAAAACTAATAACATTTTTTACGTAAACAAGGTTTTG
This sequence is a window from Syntrophomonadaceae bacterium. Protein-coding genes within it:
- a CDS encoding ABC transporter permease, with product MFFHIFKYRLKIILHDKSTMFWTMIFPILLASFLYMSLGRLGAQETFQTIDTAVVDSGGDEAFLSLVQSLSEGEERLFNLHLTTKEEALALLSAGKVQGIIETGEKMTLTINESGIEQSILKTFVDNYAQTVSAVNRIAAQKPESLKMLPIFLAGDTVFLEDRPISRAEPDNLLIVFFSLLAMTCLFGGFLGMTEINAIQANLSGQAARMNFAPIHKLKLLLSGLAAALVVQFAKVLLFVAYLAFVLGIDFGTRTGLVLVTLLLCTLLGISFGAFITSLVKGGEGLKTGILLAVSIAGAHLSGMSYAALKYIIETAAPPLAFINPASLMTDAFYALYYFDTYGRFIESVAGMVIFTVVFAGATYFVIRRRKYVCL
- a CDS encoding ABC transporter permease: MSVFKVCLKILQKNLPAIMLYFIIFVGLSIMLTVLLRPAETGEFGRTKVDIAFFAAEETPLVSGLREALAAQVNFVPMEEETEKQQEALFYRKIQYILRVPDGFTESFLRGEQALLQKTSVPDAASAVYLDLRIDRYLEILRLYVKARPELELSQQVAFALDDLAIDSEVVIAAPETESGVWVRLRYYFNYLAFTILFVIILAVSSIFLTFNGLDIKRRNLCSPIGARAISLQCYLACAAFALASWFLLVLLSLIFGYREIASPATWFYILNALVFTLCASGLAFFIGNLTRNGEVVNAVANIVALGSSFIGGVFVPQELLGGNVLRIASFTPTYWYVRANGDIAALTNFNLQTLSGFFAALAVQIGFAMAFVIVALVIGKRRQTAA
- a CDS encoding type II toxin-antitoxin system Phd/YefM family antitoxin produces the protein MNMINVTEIRRNIREVLSEVVKTKKPAIILQRSKPVAYLVDAESFESMQRNKETESDVLIRSRKEGLDRILQLRAKVVIKSGVHSDSTPLIRELREGLGRHE
- a CDS encoding ABC transporter permease; its protein translation is MGNLVKNEIIKFIFTRKLYAFLIILSLFQLLPVVGSLMFKINIFNGQTYPLNFLGLVTSWIMPIFMIILCADMVTEEYLNGTLALSLAHPVSRTSLMTAKAISLLVIMTFLLLSTLLIAYVIGTLFFGWGNSFMIQGTTFSTFNGILLNIGLYGISALPLIAFGMVVMFISLQFNSGSVVTGVSIGLMLILTLGAEMVPRLQPFIITTYFNTFSYSLLFFRDLPNILMGVKMIVLYGIGFYLASILVFKKRDLVC
- a CDS encoding ABC transporter ATP-binding protein, whose translation is MGLIIKATNIVKRYGELLALDHLNLELKEGEILGLLGPNGSGKTTAINCILSLLGYEKGEISIFGKPMSPEAYDLKKEIGVVMQNVAVFNELTVVENIDYFCGLYVKDALKRKQLVYEAIDFVGLNEFKKFYPKKLSGGLLRRLNVACGIAHKPKLIILDEPTVALDPQSRNNILQGILELNRMGATVLYTSHYMEEVEQICSRIIILDKGRVIASGTKEALKDMISLGEKITVEVFGLSDGQLSALKSLPNIVSVVFTEKTLVVKSLKGKNNLENILALLKKQNISFGKIYSELPTLNDVFLEITGKELRD
- a CDS encoding tryptophanase, with product MSETDWPNAEPFKIKVIEPIKLLSRAEREEALERAGLNTFQLSSTEVFIDLLTDSGTGAMSDSQWAGIMLGDESYAGSRNYFNLEKAVQDIFSCPYFLPTHQGRGAENVLFPLLISKEQYVPGNMHFDTTQAHIQLAGGIGANLVIEKTFDLGLAHPFKGNIDTERLEDFIKSKGPSQIAFILMTITCNSVGGQPVSMANMKEVNGIARKYGLPLFIDAARFAENAYFIKRREQGYADKTIKEITREFFALADGFTMSAKKDGLVNIGGLIGIREDLELLQKAKERLVPLEGFVTYGGMAGRDMEALARGLYEVIDEDYLEQRISQVAYLGKQILELGVNIQQPVGGHAVFVDGKSFLPHIPQEQFPSHALCVELYREGGIRAVEIGTIMAGRDPLTGKNVKPKLDLLRLAIPRRTYTDNHLSFVAEAFRRLQTRKDIIKGLAFAYEPKILRHFTARFTWV